A genomic window from Triticum urartu cultivar G1812 chromosome 7, Tu2.1, whole genome shotgun sequence includes:
- the LOC125524057 gene encoding U-box domain-containing protein 52-like, with translation MGRYDGGKEAADTQLGYPLVAVCIDKDKNSQNALKWAIDSIVGKGQTIVLVHVNTKGVSGGVEDAAGFKQPTDPSLKDLFLPFRCFCTRKDIQCKDVVLDDHDVGKSIIEFAAHGAVEKLVTGACTRGGFVRFKADIPTTICKGAPDFCTVYVINKGNKVSAQRNSIRPAPRVSPLRSQIVNMSAAAAAKPPEPAVPVPTNQKWSMSSRGSDNGETPRVDTIIRSPFTRGSMGPTRKSYADLSHMSMPDSADISFVSSGGRRSTADVSDISFISSNGGRRSIDYYQQSAPRMSNGSSLDSYDHSFEMTPNKWGGDSFTGGDMSFSQSSASSFCSSGMDDVEAEMKRLRLELKQTMDMYSTACKEALNAKQKANELQRWKAEEEQKRQDQHITEESALQMIEREKAKAKAAMEAAEASQRIAELEVQKRISAEKKLLKEAEERKHRGGGGGGGELRYRRYTIEEIEQATSHFDDARKVGEGGYGPVYNGYLDHTQVAIKVLRPDAAQGRSQFQQEVEVLSCIRHPNMVLLLGACPEYGCLVYEYMANGSLDDCLFRRGGATGGPVIPWQHRFRICAEIATGLLFLHQKKPEPLVHRDLKPGNILLDRNYVSKISDVGLARLVPPTVADTVTQYRMTSTAGTFCYIDPEYQQTGMLGVKSDVYSLGVMLLQIITAKPPMGLTHHIGRALERGTLGELLDPAVPDWPVEEAQCLAEMALRCCELRRKDRPDLGNVVLPELNRLRALGEDNMQFCGGAIRGGHAGGMHSSAYQSNVTASRAAEANNDPYPMKSVFSRASEAAMPPRRTNV, from the exons ATGGGGAGGTACGACGGCGGGAAGGAGGCGGCGGACACGCAGCTGGGCTACCCGCTGGTGGCGGTGTGCATCGACAAGGACAAGAACAGCCAGAACGCGCTCAAGTGGGCCATCGACAGCATCGTGGGCAAGGGCCAGACCATCGTCCTCGTCCACGTCAACACCAAGGGCGTCTCCGGCGGCGTGGAGGACGCCGCCGGGTTCAAGCAGCCCACCGACCCGAGCCTCAAGGATCTCTTCCTCCCGTTCCGCTGCTTCTGCACCCGCAAGGACATCCAGTGCAAGGATGTGGTGCTCGACGACCACGACGTCGGCAAGTCCATCATCGAGTTCGCCGCCCACGGCGCCGTCGAGAAGCTCGTCACCGGCGCCTGCACGCGCGGCGGCTTCGTCAGGTTCAAGGCCGACATCCCGACCACCATCTGCAAGGGCGCGCCGGACTTCTGCACCGTCTACGTGATCAACAAGGGCAACAAGGTGTCGGCGCAGCGCAACTCCATCCGCCCGGCGCCGCGCGTGTCCCCGCTCCGGTCGCAGATCGTCAACATGAGCGCCGCGGCGGCCGCCAAGCCGCCCGAGCCGGCCGTGCCGGTGCCTACGAACCAGAAGTGGTCGATGTCGTCCAGGGGCAGCGATAACGGGGAGACACCGAGGGTGGATACCATCATCCGCTCGCCGTTCACGCGCGGGTCCATGGGCCCGACCAGGAAGTCGTACGCCGACCTGAGCCACATGTCCATGCCGGACTCGGCCGACATCTCCTTTGTCAGCAGCGGCGGCCGCCGGTCCACCGCGGATGTGTCGGACATCTCCTTCATCAGCAGCAACGGCGGCCGCCGGAGCATCGACTACTACCAGCAGTCCGCGCCGCGCATGTCCAACGGCTCCTCCCTGGACAGCTACGACCACAGCTTCGAGATGACGCCCAACAAGTGGGGCGGCGACTCCTTCACCGGCGGCGACATGTCCTTCTCGCAGAGCAGCGCCTCCTCCTTCTGCTCTAGCGGCATGGACGACGTGGAGGCCGAGATGAAGCGGCTCCGTCTGGAGCTGAAGCAGACCATGGACATGTACAGCACCGCCTGCAAGGAGGCGCTGAACGCCAAGCAGAAGGCGAACGAGCTGCAGCGGTGGAAGGCGGAGGAGGAGCAGAAGAGGCAGGACCAGCACATCACGGAGGAGTCGGCGCTGCAGATGATCGAGCGcgagaaggccaaggccaaggcggccatggaggcggcggaggcgtcgCAGAGGATCGCCGAGCTGGAGGTGCAGAAGCGGATCAGCGCGGAGAAGAAGCTGCTCAAGGAAGCCGAGGAGCGCAAGCAccgcggcggtggcggcggcggcggcgagctccggtACCGCCGGTACACCATCGAGGAGATCGAGCAGGCCACGTCGCACTTCGACGACGCGCGCAAGGTCGGCGAGGGCGGCTACGGGCCCGTGTACAACGGCTACCTCGACCACACCCAGGTCGCCATCAAGGTGCTCCGGCCGGACGCCGCGCAGGGGAGGTCGCAGTTCCAGCAGGAGGTGGAGGTGCTGAGCTGCATCCGGCACCCCAACATGGTGCTCCTCCTCGGCGCGTGCCCGGAGTACGGCTGCCTGGTGTACGAGTACATGGCGAACGGCAGCCTCGACGACTGCCTCTTCCGGCGCGGCGGCGCCACCGGCGGGCCGGTCATCCCGTGGCAGCACCGGTTCCGCATCTGCGCCGAGATCGCCACGGGGCTCCTCTTCCTGCACCAGAAGAAGCCGGAGCCGCTGGTGCACCGCGACCTCAAGCCCGGCAACATCCTCCTGGACCGCAACTACGTGAGCAAGATCAGCGACGTCGGGCTGGCGCGGCTGGTGCCGCCGACCGTCGCCGACACCGTGACGCAGTACCGGATGACGTCGACGGCGGGGACCTTCTGCTACATCGACCCGGAGTACCAGCAGACCGGGATGCTGGGGGTCAAGTCGGACGTGTACTCGCTGGGCGTGATGCTGCTGCAGATCATCACGGCGAAGCCGCCCATGGGGCTGACGCACCACATCGGGCGCGCGCTGGAGCGCGGCACGCTCGGCGAGCTGCTCGACCCGGCCGTGCCGGACTGGCCGGTGGAGGAGGCGCAGTGCCTGGCGGAGATGGCGCTCCGCTGCTGCGAGCTGCGGCGGAAGGACCGGCCGGACCTCGGCAACGTGGTGCTCCCGGAGCTCAACCGCCTGCGCGCGCTCGGCGAGGACAACATGCAGTTCTGCGGCGGCGCCATCCGGGGCGGCCACGCCGGGGGCATGCACAGTTCGGCGTACCAGAGCAACGTCACAGCGTCACGCGCCGCC GAAGCGAACAACGATCCTTACCCGATGAAGTCGGTGTTCAGCAGAGCGAGCGAAGCGGCCATGCCTCCGAGAAGAACCAACGTCTGA